ATAGCCGACGCGCGTGCCTTTCGCGGCCCACGCCTCACCCTGGAAGTCGTTGTCCACGCCCGCCATGATGCGCAGCAGCGAGCTCTTGCCCGACCCGTTGGGACCCACGACACCGATCTTGGCGCCCGGATAGAACGACAGCCAGATCCCCTTGAGGATCTCACGGTTTGGGGGAACCACCTTACGGAGGCCCTTCATTACGTATATGAACTGCGGTGTGCTCATGACCTCATCCGATATGCGGTAAATCGCAGGCATACGCTCGCGCGAACCGGGCGGTATCGCAACCCCTCCCGCAGTCCTGTCCGAACGGTTCAGACCGTGCGGCCACGACACGTCCTGCGCAGGTATCGGCATCTTCAGACGACTCCGTCTACCGCATGGCGGCAGTGCTCCGTATTATGGCGCATCATGTCCATATCCTACCTCGACGGCTCGAGACTGCGCCGCGCTCTGGTTGCGGGGTGCGAGTTCGTGCAGTCACGTCGCGCGGAGCTGAATCGTATCAATGTCTTCCCCGTGCCGGACGGCGATACGGGTACGAACCTGGCCCTGACCGCGGCAGGAGTCGCTGAGGAACTGCGTGCCCTCGAGGAGACGCGGCTGGACATCGTGAGCCGCCAGGCGGCAGATGCGGCCATTCTCGGAGCACGCGGCAACTGCGGGATGATCCTGTCCCACTTCCTGCTCGGCTTCTCCGATGCCGTGCGGGATCGCGAACGGGTGAATGCGCCCGAGTTCGCGGCGGCGTTGACGGCCGCCGCCGGGCATGTGTACCAGTCGCTCGAACGGCCGGTCGAGGGCACCATCATCACCGTGATGCGCGAGGTCGCTGAAGAGGCAACCAGGGTTACCACACGGGACTTCGGCGACCTGCTCGAGATGCTGCTCGTGCGGGCGCGCGACGCATGCCGGCGGACACCGGATCTGCTGCCCGCACTGCGGCAGGCGGGCGTGGTGGACGCCGGTGCACTCGGCTTCGTGCACCTGATGGAGGGCATCGGCGCCTACGTCAACGGCGACCCCTTCCTCGCCCTCGAACATACCCCCGTGTTCGACGACGTGGCGCCTGCCGTGGCACGCGCCGAGTACCCGCAATCCAGCGAGATCTACCGGTTCTGCACCGAGGCGCTCATACGCGGATCCGATCTGCCGGAAAGCGACGTGGTTCGCACCGCGCTGCGTGATCGCGGCGATTCGATGATCGTGATCCGCGGTGCCGGCGTCCTGAAGATCCACATCCACACCGATGAGCCGGAAGGCGTGTTCGCGTATCTGCGCTCGATCGGCACGCTCGTGACGCACAAGGCGGAGGACATGGCGGCGCAACACGCGGCCGTTGAGCGGTCAGCGGCCAACCATGTTCAGCTCGCGCGCCGTCCCATCAGCATCGTGACCGACAGTTCGTGCGACCTGCCCGAGGAGATATTGCGGGCGCACGGCATCCATCTCGTTCCGCTGATGGTGGTGTTCGAGAACGAGGCGTTGCGCGACCGCATCGACATCGATGCACCGACGTTCGTACAGCGTCTCATCGATGGTGAGCATCCGACCACGTCGCAGCCGCCGCCGAGGGCATTCATGGACGCGTTCCGTTCGGCAGGCGAGGACGGGGAAACAGTGCTCGCCATCATCCTGAGCTCGGCACTGTCGGGAACGTTCGGCTCGGCCGAGGCGGCCGCGAAGCGGATGGATGGAAAGCCGGTCGTGCTGGTCGACTCACTCGGCGCGTCTCTCACGCTCGGCCTGCTCGTGCTCAAGGCGGCCGAGCTGGGGGAGCTGGGTCAGGCGGCTCATGTCATCGCGGATGAGCTGCACCGGATCCGCGCACAGTCGGGCATCCTCTTCACCGTCGATGTCTTCGACAACCTGCTGGCCTCCGGACGGGTCGGGCGCGGGCAGGTCATGATCGCGGGACTCCTCGACATCCGGCCGATCCTCGCGCTCGGCGCGGATGGCAAGGTCCATCCACTCGCGAAGGTCCGCGGCCGCGCCCATGTAGCGGAGCGCATGCTGGGCACGCTGCGTGAGCGGATCCCGGCCGACGCACGCGCTCTGAGGTTTGGTGTCGTGCATGTAGGCTGTGAAGAGAAAGCGGAGGCTTTCGCGGCGGACCTGCGCCGGACGTTCGGCGAGCATGAGATCATCATCACGCCCGCCAGTCCGGTCCTCGCGACTCACCTCGGTCCGGGTGCGTGGGGCGTGGCGTATCAGCTCGAGGACTGAGCCACGACCGCAACCGCGTCGATCTCGACGCGCACGTCCTTCGGCAGCCTGGTCACCTGTACTGTCGACCTTGCCGGACGATGGTCGCCAAAATGACGGCCGTACACTTCGTTCATCGCGCCGAAGTCGTCCATGTCCTTCAGGAATACGGTCGTCTTGACCACACTCCCGAGCGAGGCTCCTGCCGACTCGAGGATGGCGGCCAGATTCTCCATGACCCGCTCGGTCTGGGCTGCCACATCATCTCCGCCCACCAGCTGCATGGTCGCCGGGTCCAGCGGAATCTGACCCGCGGTATACACGAAGCCATTCGCCACGATGCCCTGGCTGTACGGGCCGATGGCGGCCGGTGCGTGGTCCGTCTGAACGGTGTTCAATCTCGGCATGGATCAGCTCCGGACATCAATGTGTGAGACCTCCGCCGGCTGGGCGATGAAGCTCAGCAGCTCATCTGCTGAGACTGTCGCGACACCGGCCTTGCCTACCTCTATTCCCGCCGCGTGGTTGGCCAGGATTGCAGCTTCAATGATCGTGGCGCGGCCGGCGAGTGCCAGCGCGAGCACCGCGGTAACCGTATCGCCCGCCCCGGACACATCATAGACGGAACGGGCGACGGTCGGGATGCGCACGTGATCGCCGTCTGCGGTCAGCAGCGCCATCCCGTCCTCGCCCAGCGTGACGAGCAGATGATCGCAGCCGATCTGGCGCCGCACCGACTCCAGCCACTCCGGCCGGTCAGCATGAACGGGGTCGCGCAGGGCAGCCGCCAGCTCCGGCTGGTTGGGCTTGAACACGGTCGCGCCCGTGTAGTCGAAGAAATGTCTGGACTTGGGATCGACGACGACCGGGCATTCGGCCTCGCGTGCCGCGGCCAGCACGCCCTGAATCACGTCCCGCGTCAGCAGCCCCTTGTTGTAATCCTCGAGCACTACCGCGTCGGCGCCACTAAGGAGATCGCGAACCCTCGCGACCACGTTGTCGCAGTCATCCCCGCCGAGATCCGCCTCGAGCTCGTGGTCATATCGCGCGACCTGCTGGTGCCGCGCCAGAATGCGCGTCTTCACGGTGGTCGGACGATCGAGCTGGACCAGCCCCTCCGTGCCGACGCCGCATGCACTCAGCTCCGAGCGCAGGTCCTCCCCTGCCCGGTCACGGCCAATGCAACCGATCAGGTCGCACGCCGCTCCCAGCGCCACGATGTTGGCCGCCACGTTGGCCGCGCCGCCCAGCGCACGCCACTCCTCCTCAACCCGCACCACGGGTACCGGCGCCTCCGGCGAGATCCGGGAGGCGGACCCGCGCAGATATACGTCGAGCATGATATCGCCCACGACGAGGATCCGTACGTCGCGGGCGGAATCGAGGATCTGCTTCGTTCTTTCCAGGGACAGGCGGTGCATTCGATATGCGGCACGGAATTTGACCAGTCGAGGCCACACCAGCCGAACTGGATCGCACATACTACCGCGCGGGATGCGGCCTGTAAAGCCGCTCGCGCTCTCACTCTGGAGCTTAATGGCCGGTTTCGCCGCCGCTGTCGAAACGAAATTCCGCGACACGACGACCGGCGTGCTCGACTACTTCGTGCTGGGCGGGCGCGCGACGCGGTTCATGTTCTCGCGCCCGTTCTACTGGCGCGATACGCTCGTGCAGATGGATCGCATTGGCGTAGGCTCGATTCCGATCGTGCTCCTGACTGGTTTGTTCACCGGGATGGTGCTGGCGCTCCAGAGCTCCGTGGAACTGACGAAATTCGGCGCCGACATCTATATCGGTAATCTGGTCGGCGCATCGATGGTGCGTGAGCTGGGGCCGGTGCTGTGCGCGCTCATGGTAGCCGGGCGCGCGGCGTCCGGTATCGCCGCGGAGCTGGGGTCGATGCGCGTGACCGAGCAGATCGATGCCCTTCAGACGTTCGGCACGGACCCGATCCGCAAGCTCGTCACCCCGCGGATCCTGGCCGGGCTCCTGATGCTGCCGGTCCTCACGGTCCTGGCCGACATGGTGGGAATCATGGGCGGCATGATCATCTCCATCTTCCGGATCGGGATCACGGCGGACGCCTATCTCCAGGGGGTGCTCAACACGCTTGCCCAGTCGGGCTTCATCTTCGGCTTCTTTCCGAAAGACTTCGCGAGCGGACTCCTGAAGCCTCTGGTGTTCGGCGGCATCATCACCCTGACCTCGTGCTATTACGGTCTGAACACGCGTGGCGGCACGGAGGGCGTGGGCATTGCCGCGACACGCTCTGTCGTGACCTGCTCCGTTCTGATCCTGGCGGTGGACTATTTCCTGACGCAGCTCACACTCATTGTCTTCCAGATCGGATCATGAAAGCAGCTGAAGATCATCTGCGCACGATCCGCGAGGAGCTGGACGAAGACCACGCGCTTGCGCCCCCCGCTACCGGCAAACCGGTTATCCAGCTCAAAGACGTGTCACTCACGTTCGATCAGCCGATTCTGCAGGGCGTCACGCTGGAGGCGCGCGAGGGTGAAACTCTGATGATTGCCGGCGAGTCCGGCTCCGGAAAGTCGACGATCCTGAAACTGATCCTCCGGCTGCTCGTGCCCGACTCGGGTGAGATCATCGTGCTCGGCGAGCGGGTGGCCGACCTGACGTTCCCTGAAGCGCTCGATCTGCGACGCCGCATCGGGATGGTGTTCCAGAACGCAGCGCTCTTCGACTCGCTGAGCGTATTCGACAACGTGGCCTACCCGCTCCGTGAAAACACGGATTACGACGATACGGAGATCGAGCGCATTGTCCGCGAGCGGCTGGACTTCGTGGACCTCGATCCGAACGTTGTGATGATGCAGGTCCCCAGTCAGTTGTCGGGCGGCATGCGCAAGCGTGTCGGCATCGCGCGCGCGATCGCAACCGATCCGAAGATCATTCTGTATGACGAGCCGACGGCCGGCCTGGACCCCCTGACTGTCGGCCGCATCAACGACCTGATCCGCAAGCTTCAGCGGGAGCTCAACGTGACATCCGTTCTGGTGACGCACGACATCCGTGCGGGCTTTCGTGTGGCGACGCGCGTCAACCTGCTGCGTGACGGACGCATTGTATTCGAAGGGTCGCCGGAGCAGATGGTGGCCGCAAACGATCCGTACATCAAGTCCTTCCTGAGCTGACGATGGCAACCGCAACCGAACGCAGCCGGTTCGACTGGAGGCAGGGTCGCGTGGCCGCCCTCATCATCGTGAGCCTGCTCCTGCTCGCGTACGGCGTCTACCGCGTCGGCAAGGTCTTCGATATTTTCGCGAGCCGCTACGAGCTCTCGACCCTCGTGCCGTCCGCGCTCGGCCTGCGCCCCGGCGCTCCCGTGACGCTCGCCGGCCAGCGCATCGGCCAGGTCAAGGCCATCGAGTTCATACCCGTCAACCGCAAGGTCGGCGACGACAACCTGCGCATTGTCATCGCCGTGGCCGACGGCGTGCAGGACCAGATCCGGGCGGACTCGCGCGCTTTCCTGCGCACGCAGGGATTGCTTGGCGACAAGTTCGTCGACATCGAACCTGGCTCTTCCGGCGCACGCATTCTCCAGCCGGGCGACACGCTCCCGGCCGGAGAGTCGATCGACATTGACCAGTTCATCACGCTCGCCGCCGGCGCGCTCGATCAGGCGACTGGGATCGTGATGAATCTGCAGGAGCTGACCGGCGGCCTGTCGCGTGGCGAGGGCACCATGGGACAGCTGCTGCGCGATGACCAGCTGTACGCCAATCTCAACTCCGCGACGGTGGAAATGCGCAACATGCTGGCGCAGATCAATCGTGCGGACGGCACGTTCGGCCGGCTGGTGCGTGATCCGGCGTTGTATCAGCAGATCCACAGCGCGATCACCCGCGTGGACTCGCTCGGCGCCATGATCCTGCACGGCGATGGCAGCATGGCCCAGCTCCTGCGCAGCGACACGCTCTACAGAAGCATGCTCGGGACACTGACGACCGCGGACAGCGCCGTTACGGACCTGTCTTCGTTCATCAACCGCTTCACGACCGGCGACGGTACGATACAGCGCATGATGTCGGACCCGGAGCTCTACGACCAGTTCCTCCGCGCCGTCACCGATGTGCAGGCACTCATCAACGAGATCCGCCTGAATCCGGCGAAGTTCAAGCCGAACATCACGGTGGACGTCTTCTGATCCTGCATGGGCGGTCTACCGGCCGCCTGCCTTCGTTGTGATCCTGATCACGCCGTTCGTGGCACGCGCGTCTTCATACATGTGGCGCGCGGCCTCTCCCTTGAGCACCTCAATCCGCTCGATGCTTTCCGGCGCGAGGCTGTTCAGCGAAAACGATAAGTCAGCAATGACACCGTCGATGACGATCAGCGGCCGGTCCGCACCCTCGTCCGGCTCGAACCTGATGATGCTGCCGCGTACCACCACCGGCTCGCGCTTACCGATGATGTTCATCTCGGTGACCTCCCCGGCTGCTGTCCTGTCCGCGTGACGTAGCGCCGTTGCGTCAGACGCCGCGTGCGTCCTGATCTCCACCACGCCATGCCGGGCTCGCTCGCCCCAGGCAGTCACCGCAGCCGGCGCCTTGATCACTTCGATGGAGTGAATCTCGCCGGGTGCGATCTTCCGGGCGGCTTCGGACGTGGCGATGATGCCATCGACAATGAACAGCGGCCTTTCTTCCGTCGTGAGCGGCACGAGCAGACCCGCCCGCTCCGCCTGCACCTGCGCCGTCGTCGCGTCCATCTCATCAATGGCAGCGGCCGTCGGCAGGTCGGCCGCGCACGCTGTGCCCAGCAGCGCCAGCGCTGCCAGTGCTGCGACCGCCCCGTGGCGGTGGTGTGGTGCCCGGTTCTTCCCGGTCATGGCTATCAGCCTCCGTTCGAGGTGGGTGCGCGTGTCGGCCAGTGCCGGCGCGCCGAAGGGACGGGCGCTCATGCGCCCTGCAATTTCCAGCAGCACTTCTCCGTAGGGGCGCGCGCTCACTCCCCGACCCAGTACGCGCGCATCGCAGTCGAGCTCCACGGCCAGGCGCATGCGCCGCAGCATCCACCACAGGGCAATGTTCCACGGCATCATGCAGACGAGCGTGCACCCGAGCGCCAGCGTGAGGTGATCGCCCGCGCGACGATGTTCATCCTCGTGCTGTACAACCAGCCGCTGCCGCTCCGGCGACTGACCGAGCAGCCAGCGGGGAATGACGATGGCCGGATGTATCAATCCGATAAGGGCGGGGCCGGCATCGACCGAAACCAGTACCTGAACGTCCCCGACGCGGTGACTCCGCCAATGCCTGCGCGCACGCCTCAGCCGGAGGAGGGTGAGGCTGAACGCTGCGAAGAGTGCCAGTGTCGAAGACGCCCACAGGAAGGGCAGGCTCCTGCCGCCGGCCCCGGCCACCGCGTCGTACATACGTTGTGCAGCCCCTGCCCCTCCCCGCCTCACGGCTTCCAGCGCCGTAAGCAGCGGCGCGGTCACGCTCGACGTCATCTCTCCGGTCCTGCTCGCCTCCACGTCCAGCGCCGTCACCAGCTGCTGCACCGGCTCCGGTCCGTCCGGCATACGCACACGCATCAGACCCACCACCGACAGCAGCACCGCCGCCGTCATGCCTGCGATCCACACCCACCGGACGGGCCGTCTAAGCATCCGGCAGGCGTGTTGGCCCGCCAACGCCGCCATCCCGATCAGCCCGCTCACCACCGCGGAGTACAGCATCCAGGCAGCGGTCATTCGTCCTCCTTCAGCCGGTCCTGGAGCAGCCGCTTCATCCGCTCCAGCTCCGCGCGCGACAGCCCGCGGTCCGATACCAGCTGCGCGACCAGCATCTCGGCCGAGCCGTGAAACATCATCTCCCTGATCCGCGCGAGCGCGCTCCCTCCCGCCTCCTCCGGGGCGATCAGCGGGTGATACCGGTACGCCCGGCCCTCCGCCTCGTGTCGCACGAAGCCCTTCCCCTCGAGCGTCTGCAGCACCGACAGAACGGTCGTGTACGCCAGCGTCTCGCCCAGCGCGTCGCGGACTTCGGTGACCGTACCCGATCCCGCCCGCCACAGGATACTCATCACGTCCAGCTCACGGTCGGTAAACAGAAATTCGCTCACGGCTTCGCAGGTGCGGGTGGATGACACGAATGGGGATCTTGTCTACGGCCAATATAGTACTAGGGTTCCAGTACATCAAGGCCGCTGTGGCTGCCCGGGGCATCCAGCCGGATAAGACGGGCTGCCGTTACGTCATTCCTGCTCTATTATCGCTGAGGGCGCGCACGAATACGGCGTGGGATTACGAGGGCGTGAAGCGATGATATCGAGGCACCGGGCAGGGTTGATCGTTCCGCTGATGGTCGCGCAGGTCTCGTGCGTTACCACGCCCGAAGGCGAGGTGGCCGATAGCAACGGCCTGTCGCCCGCGGGTGCCGCGTCGATCACATCGCTCCTTGATGGATACGTGGAGGACGGAAAACTGGCCGGTGTCGTAGCGGTCGTGGCGCAGCACGGCCAGGTGGTGTACGCGCAATCGGCTGGCTGGATGGACCTGGAGCAGCAGATACCCATGCAGGAGGACGCGATCTTCAGGATCTACTCGATGACCAAGCCTGTGGTCGCGGCCGGGGTTCTGAAACTGGTCGAGCAGCGGATGATCGCCCTCGAGGATCCGGTCGCGAAGTACATCCCGGCGTTTTCAGGCGTCAGGGTACATGTCGGAGGGAGCGCGGACGCGCCCGTTCTACAGGATCCCGACAGCGTCATGAGGATACGACACCTGCTGACGCACACCGCGGGTCTTGGCTACGGACTGCACGAGACGCCCGTCGACACTCTTTACCGGCGCGCTGCACTGTTCGACCCCGTCCGAACGGTGGAGGAGTTCGCCGACAGCATCGCGCGGCTGCCGCTGTACTTCACACCCGGCACGCGGTTCAACTACAGTGCCGCGATCGATGTGGCGGGACGGGTGATCGAGGTAGCATCCGGGCTGCCGCTCGACCGCTTCCTGTATGAGGAGATCTTCCTGCCGCTCCGCATGGGGGACACATCCTTCCGGATCCGCGCCGACATGCGCGGACGCGTCGCGGTGCTCTACGCACTGGGCGAGGATGGCCGGCTGGGAGAGGTGACGGACGGACTGCTGGCGATGTATGAGCCCGACGCACGCTTCTTCTGGGGCGGTGGTGGACTGTTGTCGACGACGCGCGACTATCTGCGGTTCGCCCAGATGCTCCTGAACGGTGGACATCTGGATGGAGTGCGCATCCTTGCCGATTCGAGTGTCGCCCTGATGATGCGCAATCATCTGCCGCCGACGCTCACGCCGCTGACGGGACCACCGCTCATGGATGGAGGTTATGGGTATGGTCTCGGCGGAGCCGTCCTCGTGGACACGGCGCGTGCCCAGCTGCCTGGCCCGTCCGGGATCTATCGCTGGTCGGGCTATGTCGGGACCTATTTCTGGATCGATCCCGTGAACGAGGTGATCGCAATGGTATGGACCCAGCTCACGCCGGGCAGGATGTGGCCGCTCGAGGAGGAGTTCCAGCGCGTCGTGTACGGTGCGTTGCGGTGAGCGAATGTAGGGCAGTCCCCTACACGACTGTATCCGTCTGCCTCTCATCAGGTGGCGCTGGACCCGCAATGATAAGGGGATGCCGGGAGCCGGCAGCCCTCACCCTGCGGAGGCCTCCATGATCCATCGTTCGTTCTTCCCCGGCCTGCTGGCTGCCGGACTTCTGCTTGCGCTCCCCGGCGCGCCGCTCAGTGCGCAGTCAGGTCAGGCGCCGGAGCGCGCTGTTCGCCGTGACCTGCCGCTGACGAATTCCATACGCAAAGCGCTGGAAGCAGGCACCCGCGACTCGACGGGGAGGCCAGGTTCGAATTACTGGCAGATGCGAGCGGACTACTCGATCCGGACGCGCCTCGACCCGGCGACATCGACGGTGACGGGCAGCGAGCGCATCGTGATTCACAACACCAGTCCCGACTCGCTTCCGTTCATCGTGCTGCGGCTGGACCAGAACATCTTCAACGCGAATGTAGCGCGGGCCGAACGGGTGCCTGAGATCACCGGCGGCATGACCATCACGAGGATGACACTGGATGGCGCGGAGGTCGCAGCCGGCGCGGCG
The Longimicrobiales bacterium genome window above contains:
- a CDS encoding ATP-binding cassette domain-containing protein, with the translated sequence MKAAEDHLRTIREELDEDHALAPPATGKPVIQLKDVSLTFDQPILQGVTLEAREGETLMIAGESGSGKSTILKLILRLLVPDSGEIIVLGERVADLTFPEALDLRRRIGMVFQNAALFDSLSVFDNVAYPLRENTDYDDTEIERIVRERLDFVDLDPNVVMMQVPSQLSGGMRKRVGIARAIATDPKIILYDEPTAGLDPLTVGRINDLIRKLQRELNVTSVLVTHDIRAGFRVATRVNLLRDGRIVFEGSPEQMVAANDPYIKSFLS
- a CDS encoding RidA family protein — translated: MPRLNTVQTDHAPAAIGPYSQGIVANGFVYTAGQIPLDPATMQLVGGDDVAAQTERVMENLAAILESAGASLGSVVKTTVFLKDMDDFGAMNEVYGRHFGDHRPARSTVQVTRLPKDVRVEIDAVAVVAQSSS
- a CDS encoding serine hydrolase domain-containing protein, with the translated sequence MISRHRAGLIVPLMVAQVSCVTTPEGEVADSNGLSPAGAASITSLLDGYVEDGKLAGVVAVVAQHGQVVYAQSAGWMDLEQQIPMQEDAIFRIYSMTKPVVAAGVLKLVEQRMIALEDPVAKYIPAFSGVRVHVGGSADAPVLQDPDSVMRIRHLLTHTAGLGYGLHETPVDTLYRRAALFDPVRTVEEFADSIARLPLYFTPGTRFNYSAAIDVAGRVIEVASGLPLDRFLYEEIFLPLRMGDTSFRIRADMRGRVAVLYALGEDGRLGEVTDGLLAMYEPDARFFWGGGGLLSTTRDYLRFAQMLLNGGHLDGVRILADSSVALMMRNHLPPTLTPLTGPPLMDGGYGYGLGGAVLVDTARAQLPGPSGIYRWSGYVGTYFWIDPVNEVIAMVWTQLTPGRMWPLEEEFQRVVYGALR
- a CDS encoding DegV family protein; its protein translation is MSISYLDGSRLRRALVAGCEFVQSRRAELNRINVFPVPDGDTGTNLALTAAGVAEELRALEETRLDIVSRQAADAAILGARGNCGMILSHFLLGFSDAVRDRERVNAPEFAAALTAAAGHVYQSLERPVEGTIITVMREVAEEATRVTTRDFGDLLEMLLVRARDACRRTPDLLPALRQAGVVDAGALGFVHLMEGIGAYVNGDPFLALEHTPVFDDVAPAVARAEYPQSSEIYRFCTEALIRGSDLPESDVVRTALRDRGDSMIVIRGAGVLKIHIHTDEPEGVFAYLRSIGTLVTHKAEDMAAQHAAVERSAANHVQLARRPISIVTDSSCDLPEEILRAHGIHLVPLMVVFENEALRDRIDIDAPTFVQRLIDGEHPTTSQPPPRAFMDAFRSAGEDGETVLAIILSSALSGTFGSAEAAAKRMDGKPVVLVDSLGASLTLGLLVLKAAELGELGQAAHVIADELHRIRAQSGILFTVDVFDNLLASGRVGRGQVMIAGLLDIRPILALGADGKVHPLAKVRGRAHVAERMLGTLRERIPADARALRFGVVHVGCEEKAEAFAADLRRTFGEHEIIITPASPVLATHLGPGAWGVAYQLED
- a CDS encoding M56 family metallopeptidase, giving the protein MTAAWMLYSAVVSGLIGMAALAGQHACRMLRRPVRWVWIAGMTAAVLLSVVGLMRVRMPDGPEPVQQLVTALDVEASRTGEMTSSVTAPLLTALEAVRRGGAGAAQRMYDAVAGAGGRSLPFLWASSTLALFAAFSLTLLRLRRARRHWRSHRVGDVQVLVSVDAGPALIGLIHPAIVIPRWLLGQSPERQRLVVQHEDEHRRAGDHLTLALGCTLVCMMPWNIALWWMLRRMRLAVELDCDARVLGRGVSARPYGEVLLEIAGRMSARPFGAPALADTRTHLERRLIAMTGKNRAPHHRHGAVAALAALALLGTACAADLPTAAAIDEMDATTAQVQAERAGLLVPLTTEERPLFIVDGIIATSEAARKIAPGEIHSIEVIKAPAAVTAWGERARHGVVEIRTHAASDATALRHADRTAAGEVTEMNIIGKREPVVVRGSIIRFEPDEGADRPLIVIDGVIADLSFSLNSLAPESIERIEVLKGEAARHMYEDARATNGVIRITTKAGGR
- a CDS encoding BlaI/MecI/CopY family transcriptional regulator, translating into MSEFLFTDRELDVMSILWRAGSGTVTEVRDALGETLAYTTVLSVLQTLEGKGFVRHEAEGRAYRYHPLIAPEEAGGSALARIREMMFHGSAEMLVAQLVSDRGLSRAELERMKRLLQDRLKEDE
- the rfaE1 gene encoding D-glycero-beta-D-manno-heptose-7-phosphate kinase; translated protein: MHRLSLERTKQILDSARDVRILVVGDIMLDVYLRGSASRISPEAPVPVVRVEEEWRALGGAANVAANIVALGAACDLIGCIGRDRAGEDLRSELSACGVGTEGLVQLDRPTTVKTRILARHQQVARYDHELEADLGGDDCDNVVARVRDLLSGADAVVLEDYNKGLLTRDVIQGVLAAAREAECPVVVDPKSRHFFDYTGATVFKPNQPELAAALRDPVHADRPEWLESVRRQIGCDHLLVTLGEDGMALLTADGDHVRIPTVARSVYDVSGAGDTVTAVLALALAGRATIIEAAILANHAAGIEVGKAGVATVSADELLSFIAQPAEVSHIDVRS
- a CDS encoding MlaD family protein, whose amino-acid sequence is MATATERSRFDWRQGRVAALIIVSLLLLAYGVYRVGKVFDIFASRYELSTLVPSALGLRPGAPVTLAGQRIGQVKAIEFIPVNRKVGDDNLRIVIAVADGVQDQIRADSRAFLRTQGLLGDKFVDIEPGSSGARILQPGDTLPAGESIDIDQFITLAAGALDQATGIVMNLQELTGGLSRGEGTMGQLLRDDQLYANLNSATVEMRNMLAQINRADGTFGRLVRDPALYQQIHSAITRVDSLGAMILHGDGSMAQLLRSDTLYRSMLGTLTTADSAVTDLSSFINRFTTGDGTIQRMMSDPELYDQFLRAVTDVQALINEIRLNPAKFKPNITVDVF
- a CDS encoding ABC transporter permease, with the protein product MAGFAAAVETKFRDTTTGVLDYFVLGGRATRFMFSRPFYWRDTLVQMDRIGVGSIPIVLLTGLFTGMVLALQSSVELTKFGADIYIGNLVGASMVRELGPVLCALMVAGRAASGIAAELGSMRVTEQIDALQTFGTDPIRKLVTPRILAGLLMLPVLTVLADMVGIMGGMIISIFRIGITADAYLQGVLNTLAQSGFIFGFFPKDFASGLLKPLVFGGIITLTSCYYGLNTRGGTEGVGIAATRSVVTCSVLILAVDYFLTQLTLIVFQIGS